The Populus alba chromosome 13, ASM523922v2, whole genome shotgun sequence genome contains the following window.
aaattaaacttacatgacccaagtttaagtgagcctaattgcaacaccggactcaagaattttggatgtgggtctggctatataaggtcgtgttataaaagtgtgataattaaataaactaatttaaaagaaagaaagaaaaaaaaacaacagaaaggaaaaaactaatgaagaaaaagaaaaaaaaataaattaagtgggttaaccttttaaaccaggttatcccgtaaaacctgagattcgcgtaatgaaagtttgataactaaatagaaaaaacaatgacgggtttacccagaattaattgggttaacccatcaaaccaagttaacctgtcaagctcaggatacgtatcatgaaagtatgaaagtctgataattaaatataaagaaaattaactttaacaaactaaactaatataattgtcaggttaacttgatttcgttctaaactcataatatttagatttgacttgattttttaaaatatgttttaaaataaatttattaaccgGGTTATGAGCCGGAATCGATAATAACTTTGATCTTGGCAATCCTGAcaactaatataataaaaagatgttTCGTAAACCTGATTAACTCGTGAATTGATAAACTAAATCTAGAATTAGTTTGGTTCCAGAACAAAAATGAGTTGAACGAATCCacaattatatgaatttttgatTTAGAGTCGATTTGAATCAacctgtgttttttaaaatattaattttattttttattaaaaaaaattattttatattttaaattattttgatgcgctaatcttcaaaatatttttttcaaaaataaaaaatatattcttttaatgtatttcaatataaaaagtattttgaaaatataataaccataataccaaacatgtctaaaaaattaaaatgattgaattgGTTTGAGATCAACCTCTCATGTGTTAAtcacttgataaaaaattatgaaaaaataatactcttttaagatattaaaaaaaataatactttttcatGAGATGATTTTATTACGATTATGGTATTGTTATGAGatgattttaaacaaaaattttatattttctatatttgcTATCTTCATTGTATTATTTCgatctctattatttattaCGATTATGGTATTGTTACAATGTCTAagataataaaagatatttttttcatgtttttttacatgaaaatatattaaactaatattttttaattttaacatgaaaatattataacatcaaaacaattctaaaatatataaacattgcTTGTAGGCAGCCGATTGCATTTTTCATAACGGCTGTAATTAGGCTACCACCTACCCTTCTTttagtttaaaacaaaaaaaaacaaaacaaaggaaaaagatGGAAGACAACTCGCTTCCCTTTCTAAGGccgtgtttgattgcaggaaagtgaattcctggaattcactttcctgcttttcctatgtttggcaacaaaaagaaaaaatggtcaaaggaaaatgaattccagtcaacctaaaattaataacgtttcgaaggaaagtgttttccgcttttaaagaaaggaaaacactttccttttggCGTGCGTAGCGCACGCCTGCccaatgaattaattcacttgctacagtagcaagtgatataattcacttgctactgtagcagtgaattaaaatgcaaagagaGATTACTTGTGGTCTGCTGCTTGAAgacgaattataattcacttgctacagtagcaagtgatataattcacttgctactgtagcagtgaattaaaatacAAAGGGGGGATTATTTGTGGTTTTTCTGCTTGAAGACGAAGCCGGTTCTctcgatttattttatttaagtcctgggtttttgattaaatcaaagtttaattaattcctcaaactcattaattcttcaattaaattcttgattttattaattaaaataatctaaattttaattaaatcaattctccaattaaacccttgatttaattaattaaactagtcaagagcttaattaaatctttaaacttccaatcatgttgcctttaacccaaattttaattcatccttcatttattttatttttatttttcatcatctttttttttaataataaaaataaaaaaaggtcaaaaattgggttatgacaattgtaagtgattaaatattttatatatattagataaacttgaaaaaaatttaattcattaataaattatttttccagttcattttccataacacaaccaaacactggaaagtattttccagtttattttccataacactaccaaacatcggaaaatactttcccggaattcactttccaggaattcactttccccggaattcactttccaaaaggaaaccacattcctgcaaacaaacggggcctaaaTTCTTTTGACTTCtccaaagaaaagaacatgGCTTTAATTTCAAACAGTTGCTTGCACATTGCACTTTAATAAAGTTGCTTCCACTAAGAGAGAGAGGTCTTAGTATACCAttgattttctaatttcttatttgataaagTTGCTTCTACTAAGACTAAGAGAGAGATCTCAGTATACAATTGATTTCctaatttcttatttgataaagTTGCTTCCACTAAGAAACTTAAGCACGCCCCCGAGCAAGTTTGGCGGGTAAGCTACTGGTGAAATggtaacattaattttttcccCATGGTTGCATATCTCAAGGCTCATTATTTAATTCTATAGTTGTAATTAATGACTCCTAACCTACCTGTGGCAATGGGTCCCATTTCATCTTACCACTCACAGTGGATCATTTTGAAGTGATTGGCTCTGCCAGTCTCTTCCTCTAATTGTATCCAGTCCGCCAATTTCAATTCAGAATTTAATTTGggttaaatcttaatttaaattatacaataattgATCAAGTCAATCTAATAAAACAACTCATAATCTGATTTATATGATTGAAAAACTATGTTGTATATAATAATTGATCAAGTCAATGTAACAAAACATTCTGaaatcttattaatttaatcaaaaattagttcgttaataaaataattgatggaaaaTGTATAGCATGGTTGAGATtctgtataaaatatatttttgatggaAAATgtattacaaataatatttttaatattactatattaaaataatttaagacgcgatgaaaaaaaagataaccttACAAAATATGTGAAGAATCCAATAAAaccaggaagaagaagaaaaaaatactaactttaaaaacaccaaatgaaaagaaaatcaaagaaaaatgaaataagcAGGCAATTTCGATCAACAAATAACTGAATGAACAACTcatgcacataaaaaaataaatacttcaaCTGATTACAATATGTCTAcatatgttaattaaataaattttcgacaaaaaaaaacattgataatgATAGTAGAGTTGATACAATCGAAAtagtttcatatatttattttaataatatattatttttcatttaaaaaaaaaatttcattctcatttcttatttttattcccatctaataaaaatatgttagctttttatcttcattctctttttttttcctataattattgttttattactttttaattaaaaacattttccatcTTCTCTGCAGGCccccccttttttattttcgcTTTTATCACCCTCTCTTTCCATCAGGCAGCAAGCAGCAACAGAGAAGCAAAGATGCCGCCGAAGTTTGACCCATCTCAGGTGGTCGACGTTTACGTGAGGGTAACCGGCGGCGAAGTTGGTGCAGCCAGTTCCCTCGCTTCCAAAATCAGACCACAACTACCTCTCTTCCTCTGATCTGCCTCACGACTACCAGCTTCCATTACCCCTCTCACTCTCAACCAAACAGACCGGCTCCCCTGCACAGCCGCCTCCAGCAACAGCTCTTAGCCGGCGACAGACCCACGGCTTCCTTCTTCAACCGTAGCCGCCCGTTCTTCATTTCTCACCGACGCCAGCTCTAAGAAAGAACCAAGAACAGActtgtaaacaaattaattaaaaccaaCTGCTGTTTGggtttgcctttttcttttgtttcaggTGAAGATAGATCTCCACCGGTGGAGAAgatttgcaggaaagtgaaggCCGAACTTTAAGGCAGCACCGCCGACGCAGAAGCAAAGAAGGGACCGTGCGGCTTCGATCCAGTGGGCTGCGTTCTGACGAAGGCGACGATCTGCGGAGGAGAAGGAACCGAGTTTGAGAAcggatttttaaaagttgattgcTGTAGAAGACTTTGCAGTCTGCTTCCTCTGGAGTTGACACCATCTGCCGGAaccagaaagaaaagagaaaacagagaAGCCCCTCTTTTGGAGAACATGATCTTAGATTGAGCCGGATTGCAAAAGAGAGAAATGGAGCACCAAATATATGTAACCAATTGTTAAtcattattacaaattaataattaaccaaatgGCTATTTCCTTTGGTAAAGCAGATTGCAAGCAACAGATAATTAATTACTCATGTATTCTACagggtttgttgtttttttttacagtatttaTGCATGGTTTGCgtggaaaagcaagaagagaagaagcaacctGGCCTGCGGGAGGTacttgctgctgttgctggtcTGTCGTGAGGATGGTGGTCCACAGTGGAGCTGCTGGTGGTCGACGGTGGAGGTGCTGGTGATCCACTTCAGCCACTGGTGAAGGCAGAAAAACAACGGTGGATGTTGATTGCTAGTGTAGTAGATGTTGATTGCTAGTGTGGGTTCTGGCCAGGGAAAAGGAGAGCtgacaatgttttcaaataTCAGAAATGCACAATGAAAACGGAAATGATGCCAAAGATTGAAAAGACTGGCATTCTATTATTTTAAAGGTGATAAGATAAGATGTCAGACAATTTAGAATTCGGCAGCCTAATTTTTCAGACACCATCATGATGTCGTtgacagaagaaaaaagaagacctAATTACAGGGGAAGAAAACAAACACCACATCATGacgtctttatttttttttaatttcgtgACAGAGACGATATGTTTTAGCAGGGAAaaccgtggggaaagctacagtactttccccacgcgttttagagttctgtaattaatattaatataatatatatatatatatatatatatatatatatatatatatatatatatatttctgagGTGCACCACGGTACCGTTAAtacccatttttattttacactCTCCTCCGTTGTGTTTTTATTGCGCCTTCTTCACCTCAAGCAGCACACACCCTCCCTCTCTGAAAATGGCTTCCATCTCTCTCCTGCGCCTATCTCCCATTCCCACACCAAAAACCCTATCAAAATCCCACCCCTTTTCTTCCTTCAACCCTCCCTTAACTCCCTTTCTCAAATTCCCCCCTAAAACCCGTCTGTCACAAAAATCCACCGTCACCCGCATGTCATACAATCCCACGCCCGCCATAGATCGGTTAGTCTCGGCCGTTTCTTACACCCTCCCTTTCTTTAACTCTCTCCAGTACGGACGGTTTCTTTTCACTAAGTACCCATCTCTTGCTCTCCTAGTTGACCCTCTAATCCCTCTCTTGAGTCTCTACAGATCAATCCCATATGCAAGTTTTGTGGCCTTTTTTGCTCTCTACTTGGGTGTGGTGAGAAACCCAAGTTTTAGCCAGTACGTGAGGTTCAATGCTATGCAAGCTGTGACGTTAGATGTTCTATTGGTGGTGCCTTTGCTTTTGACCCGGATCCTTAGTCCGGGCCGGGCCGGGCTAGGGTTTAAGTTGATGGTTTGGGGTCATAATGCTCTGTTTCTGTTTAGTTGCTTCTGTTTTGTTTATGGGTTGGCAAGTTCTGTTTTGGGTAAGACTCCTTATTTGCCCTTTATTGCTGAGGCTGCTGGTAGACAAGTATGAGTGGGAACTTcttctttttgaaaaacatctcttgaaaaaaaaaggtgcga
Protein-coding sequences here:
- the LOC118040574 gene encoding protein TIC 20-II, chloroplastic — encoded protein: MASISLLRLSPIPTPKTLSKSHPFSSFNPPLTPFLKFPPKTRLSQKSTVTRMSYNPTPAIDRLVSAVSYTLPFFNSLQYGRFLFTKYPSLALLVDPLIPLLSLYRSIPYASFVAFFALYLGVVRNPSFSQYVRFNAMQAVTLDVLLVVPLLLTRILSPGRAGLGFKLMVWGHNALFLFSCFCFVYGLASSVLGKTPYLPFIAEAAGRQV